In one Ornithinimicrobium pratense genomic region, the following are encoded:
- a CDS encoding helix-turn-helix domain-containing protein, translated as MTESYLSRIGALIRDARRHKDLTQADLAHLLGTSQSAVARIEQGKQNLSLEMIARIGEKLDSEIVQVSSGVPQNLRITGGVKLSGEIDVRTSKNAAVALLCASMINKGRTTLRNLARIEEVNRITEVLTSIGFKIRWLPDSSDLEIVPPEKIDLAAMDETAARRTRTIIMFLGPLLHEFDNFELPYAGGCDLGTRTVEPHMTALRQFGLEVTATTGFYHAIVDTSVWPTRAIVLTERGDTVTENVLLAAARHRGTTVIRNASSNYMVQDLCVFLRELGVQIEGLGTTTLTVTGVEHIEQDIEYSPSEDPIEAMSLLAAAVVTGSEITIRRVPIEFMEIELAVLDTMGMEYDLTEEYTSANGHTRLVDLTTRPGPLKAPMDKIHPLPFPGLNIDNLPFFAIIAACAQGSTLIHDWVYENRAIYLTELTTLGAKVHLMDPHRVMIEGPTRWRAGEIMCPPALRPGVVILLAMLAAPGVSVLRNVYVINRGYEDLAVRLNALGAQIQTFRDI; from the coding sequence ATGACCGAGAGCTACCTCTCCAGGATCGGCGCACTGATCCGTGACGCCCGCCGCCACAAGGACCTCACCCAGGCCGATCTGGCCCACTTGCTGGGCACCAGCCAGAGCGCGGTCGCACGCATCGAGCAGGGCAAGCAGAACCTCTCCCTGGAGATGATCGCCCGCATCGGCGAGAAGCTGGACTCCGAGATCGTCCAGGTCTCCTCCGGCGTGCCCCAGAACCTGCGCATCACCGGGGGCGTCAAGCTCTCCGGCGAGATCGACGTGCGCACCTCCAAGAACGCCGCAGTCGCGCTGCTGTGCGCCTCAATGATCAACAAGGGCCGCACCACCTTGCGCAACCTGGCCCGGATCGAGGAGGTCAACCGCATCACCGAGGTGCTGACCTCCATCGGCTTCAAGATCCGCTGGTTGCCAGACTCCTCCGACCTGGAGATCGTCCCTCCGGAGAAGATCGACCTGGCCGCGATGGACGAGACCGCGGCGCGACGCACCCGGACGATCATCATGTTCCTGGGTCCGCTGCTGCACGAGTTCGACAACTTCGAGCTGCCCTACGCCGGCGGCTGCGACCTGGGCACCCGCACCGTCGAACCGCACATGACCGCCCTGCGGCAGTTCGGGCTGGAGGTCACCGCGACCACGGGCTTCTACCACGCCATCGTCGACACCTCGGTCTGGCCCACGCGCGCGATCGTGCTCACCGAGCGCGGCGACACCGTCACCGAGAACGTCCTGCTCGCCGCGGCCCGCCACCGCGGCACCACGGTGATCCGCAACGCCTCGAGCAACTACATGGTTCAGGACCTGTGTGTCTTCCTGCGTGAGCTCGGCGTGCAGATCGAGGGCCTGGGCACCACCACCCTGACCGTCACCGGGGTGGAGCACATCGAGCAGGACATCGAGTACTCCCCCTCCGAGGACCCGATCGAGGCCATGAGTTTGCTGGCCGCTGCCGTCGTGACCGGCAGCGAGATCACCATCCGCCGGGTGCCGATCGAGTTCATGGAGATCGAGCTGGCGGTGCTGGACACGATGGGTATGGAGTACGACCTCACCGAGGAGTACACCTCCGCCAACGGCCACACCCGGCTGGTCGACCTGACCACCAGACCTGGTCCGCTCAAGGCGCCCATGGACAAGATCCACCCGTTGCCCTTCCCCGGCCTCAACATCGACAACCTGCCGTTTTTCGCGATCATCGCCGCCTGCGCGCAGGGCTCGACGCTGATCCACGACTGGGTCTATGAGAACCGCGCGATCTACCTCACCGAGCTCACCACGCTCGGGGCGAAGGTCCACCTCATGGACCCGCACCGGGTGATGATCGAGGGCCCGACCCGCTGGCGCGCCGGGGAGATCATGTGCCCGCCGGCGCTGCGCCCCGGTGTGGTGATCCTGCTGGCGATGCTGGCTGCCCCCGGGGTCTCGGTGCTGCGCAACGTCTACGTGATCAACCGCGGCTATGAGGACCTGGCTGTGCGGCTCAACGCGCTCGGCGCCCAGATCCAGACCTTCCGCGACATCTGA
- a CDS encoding HRDC domain-containing protein produces MAVDPALNADPSSDFEPLDAPAEGVPGVVDTTEGLREALDALRSGEGPVAVDAERASGYRYGQRAYLVQLRREGVGTLLIDPIAFEDLTAIGHALAGTEWVLHAATQDIPCLAEVGMRPAQLFDTELGGRLAGLPRVGLSAVLEYYLGVTLAKEHSAVDWSTRPLPEPWLRYAALDVELLIDLRDRMERDLAEQGKLDWARQEFDALTRFTGPPGPNDPDAWRRTSGMHRLRKPRALAALRELWLVRDAIARERDVSPGRVLPDSTLVDLAMRQPRDATSLAPDRAERSHSRQRRAEQGLLRYQGAWLGAIRAVQELAEDELPEPTKRGDGPPPPRAWADRDPGAAARLTEVRAGLAALSERVDVPVENLMQPDTVRRLLWRPPAQRDAEGLDAAAAEQGARPWQRELVVPLLVSAVERHP; encoded by the coding sequence ATGGCGGTGGACCCGGCGTTGAACGCCGATCCGAGCAGCGACTTCGAGCCGCTGGACGCGCCTGCCGAAGGTGTCCCGGGCGTGGTCGACACCACCGAGGGTCTGCGGGAGGCGCTGGACGCGCTGCGCTCGGGTGAGGGTCCGGTCGCCGTCGACGCCGAGCGCGCCTCCGGCTACCGCTACGGCCAGCGCGCCTACCTGGTCCAGCTGCGCCGCGAGGGCGTCGGCACCCTGCTCATCGACCCGATCGCCTTCGAGGACCTCACGGCCATCGGCCACGCGCTCGCCGGGACGGAGTGGGTCCTGCACGCCGCGACCCAGGACATCCCCTGCCTGGCCGAGGTCGGCATGCGCCCCGCCCAGCTGTTCGACACCGAGCTCGGCGGACGGCTGGCCGGCCTGCCGCGCGTGGGGCTGTCCGCGGTCCTGGAGTACTACCTGGGCGTGACCCTGGCCAAGGAGCACTCCGCCGTCGACTGGTCCACCCGTCCCCTGCCCGAGCCGTGGCTGCGGTATGCCGCGTTGGACGTCGAGCTGCTCATCGATCTGCGGGACCGGATGGAGCGGGACCTGGCCGAGCAGGGCAAGCTGGACTGGGCGCGTCAGGAGTTCGACGCGCTCACCCGGTTCACCGGTCCGCCCGGCCCCAACGACCCGGACGCCTGGCGGCGCACCTCCGGCATGCACCGGCTGCGCAAGCCCCGGGCACTGGCTGCCCTGCGCGAGCTGTGGCTGGTCCGAGACGCCATCGCCCGCGAGCGGGACGTCTCCCCGGGTCGGGTCCTGCCCGACAGCACCCTGGTCGACCTGGCGATGCGCCAGCCGCGGGACGCCACCAGCCTGGCGCCCGACCGGGCCGAGCGCTCGCACAGCCGGCAGCGCCGCGCCGAACAGGGGCTGCTGCGCTACCAGGGCGCCTGGCTGGGCGCGATCCGTGCAGTGCAAGAGCTGGCCGAGGACGAGCTGCCGGAGCCGACGAAGCGGGGGGACGGCCCGCCACCGCCGCGTGCCTGGGCCGACCGGGACCCCGGTGCCGCCGCCCGGCTGACGGAGGTCAGGGCCGGGCTCGCGGCGTTGTCCGAGCGCGTGGACGTCCCGGTCGAGAACCTCATGCAGCCGGACACCGTGCGACGGCTGCTCTGGCGCCCGCCTGCGCAGCGCGACGCCGAGGGCCTGGACGCCGCCGCGGCCGAGCAGGGCGCCCGGCCCTGGCAGCGCGAGCTGGTGGTCCCGCTGCTGGTCAGCGCGGTGGAGCGGCACCCCTAG
- a CDS encoding DUF3000 domain-containing protein encodes MVSRISDARPRQRSAGTPGAPEDTIFTRALAGVREAQVRPELVLEEVPAPSRLAPHAVALSGEVVPSHLTDDDEAAATGRFVLLHDPEGPEPWEGTWRAVTYAKAQMEPEVGHDPLAGQAGWSWLTDALDEAGLAYVAPAGTVTCVTSESFGALADREPTVELEIRASWTPVLTPDREPDELAATLGAWGDLLCTLAGLPPLPEGVVALSGTRR; translated from the coding sequence GTGGTGAGCCGGATCAGTGACGCACGCCCCCGACAGCGGTCGGCGGGCACGCCCGGCGCGCCGGAGGACACCATCTTCACCCGGGCCCTGGCCGGGGTCCGTGAGGCGCAGGTGCGCCCCGAGCTGGTGCTGGAGGAGGTCCCGGCGCCCTCGCGGCTGGCGCCGCACGCGGTGGCGCTGTCCGGCGAGGTTGTCCCCTCCCACCTCACCGACGACGACGAGGCCGCCGCGACGGGGAGGTTCGTCCTGCTGCACGACCCCGAGGGACCCGAGCCGTGGGAAGGCACCTGGCGGGCGGTGACCTACGCCAAGGCCCAGATGGAGCCCGAGGTCGGGCATGACCCGCTCGCCGGGCAGGCGGGCTGGTCCTGGCTCACCGACGCCCTGGACGAGGCGGGTCTCGCCTATGTCGCCCCGGCGGGCACGGTCACCTGCGTGACCTCCGAGAGCTTCGGGGCGCTGGCCGACCGTGAGCCCACCGTGGAGCTGGAGATCCGCGCGTCCTGGACCCCGGTGCTGACCCCGGACCGGGAGCCTGACGAGCTGGCCGCGACCCTGGGGGCCTGGGGTGACCTGCTGTGCACCCTGGCCGGCCTGCCCCCGCTGCCGGAGGGCGTCGTCGCGCTGTCCGGGACCCGCCGCTGA
- a CDS encoding GNAT family N-acetyltransferase translates to MCASPEPSDPADSPDVAAVAAVPAVAAPVSAAHARIAGELPRQTSRLVLRELTPADAAAVHAYRSVPEVTRYLGHPPLDPDGARDLVDRWLADPAGLSVALELDGAVVGDVRLWFWPSSVKAPATSEEVDAGLGYALHPGQQGQGLATEAVGEIVQLVLGPGGIRRITTRVFAAATPSSKLLCRLGFHLDGVDRAAVLAPEGEVWWDDECWSLLRSDR, encoded by the coding sequence ATGTGTGCCTCCCCCGAGCCCTCTGACCCCGCCGACTCACCCGACGTCGCTGCCGTCGCTGCCGTCCCTGCCGTCGCTGCCCCGGTGTCCGCGGCCCACGCGCGGATCGCGGGCGAGCTGCCACGACAAACCTCCCGGCTCGTCCTGCGTGAGCTGACCCCGGCCGATGCCGCGGCCGTGCACGCCTACCGCTCGGTGCCGGAGGTGACGCGCTATCTCGGCCATCCCCCGCTCGACCCGGACGGAGCACGGGACCTGGTCGACCGGTGGCTCGCTGACCCGGCCGGACTCAGCGTGGCGCTGGAGCTGGACGGTGCCGTCGTCGGCGACGTCCGGCTCTGGTTCTGGCCGTCCTCGGTGAAGGCCCCGGCGACGAGCGAGGAGGTCGACGCCGGTCTGGGCTACGCCCTGCACCCCGGCCAGCAGGGGCAGGGCCTGGCGACGGAGGCGGTGGGCGAGATTGTGCAGCTGGTCCTGGGCCCGGGCGGCATCCGCCGGATCACCACCCGCGTCTTCGCTGCCGCCACGCCCTCCTCCAAGCTGCTGTGCCGCCTGGGCTTCCACCTGGACGGGGTGGACCGCGCGGCGGTGCTGGCCCCCGAGGGCGAGGTCTGGTGGGACGACGAGTGCTGGTCCCTGCTGCGGAGCGACCGGTAA
- the hemE gene encoding uroporphyrinogen decarboxylase: MTTLAQQSSQTVPADSPLVRAARGQEAPHTPVWFMRQAGRSLPEYRKLREGVPMLQSCRTPELVTEITLQPVRRHGVDAAIFFSDIVVPLQAVGLDLDIVPGTGPVVAEPVRTRADLDRIPELTPEHVPDIAQSVDLLVAELGATPLIGFAGAPFTLASYLVEGGPSKNHERTKALMHGDPELWHDLCARLAQISLTFLQVQAAAGASAVQLFDSWAGFLSRADYEQHVLPHSRAVLQGFTEAHPEVPRIHFGVGTGELLPLMADAGTEVIGVDYRVSLTDALERTGGRYAVQGNLDPALLFAPWEALERRVREIVAEGQAAPGHIFNLGHGVLPHTDPEVLTRVTALVHELTS, translated from the coding sequence GTGACCACCCTCGCGCAGCAGAGCAGCCAGACCGTGCCCGCCGACAGCCCTCTGGTGCGCGCCGCCCGAGGGCAGGAGGCGCCGCATACCCCTGTGTGGTTCATGCGCCAGGCAGGGCGGTCGCTGCCGGAGTACCGCAAGCTGCGCGAGGGTGTGCCCATGCTGCAGTCCTGCCGCACTCCGGAGCTGGTCACCGAGATCACCCTGCAGCCGGTGCGACGGCACGGGGTCGACGCCGCGATCTTCTTCTCCGACATCGTCGTGCCGCTGCAGGCGGTGGGTCTGGACCTGGACATCGTGCCCGGCACCGGCCCCGTCGTCGCCGAGCCGGTGCGCACCCGGGCCGACCTGGACCGTATCCCCGAGCTGACCCCGGAGCACGTCCCGGACATCGCCCAGTCGGTTGACCTGCTCGTCGCCGAGCTGGGCGCCACCCCGCTCATCGGCTTCGCCGGGGCGCCGTTCACCCTGGCCTCCTACCTGGTCGAGGGCGGCCCGTCGAAGAACCACGAGCGCACCAAGGCGCTGATGCACGGTGACCCTGAGCTGTGGCACGACCTGTGCGCCCGGCTGGCCCAGATCTCGCTCACCTTCCTGCAGGTCCAGGCCGCGGCCGGGGCCAGCGCGGTCCAGCTGTTCGACTCCTGGGCTGGGTTCCTCTCCCGAGCCGATTACGAGCAGCACGTCCTGCCGCACTCCCGGGCGGTGCTGCAGGGCTTCACCGAGGCGCACCCAGAGGTGCCGCGGATCCACTTCGGCGTCGGCACCGGGGAGCTCCTGCCGCTCATGGCCGACGCCGGCACCGAGGTCATCGGGGTCGACTACCGGGTCAGTCTCACCGACGCCCTGGAGCGCACCGGGGGACGGTATGCCGTGCAGGGCAACCTGGACCCCGCCCTGCTCTTCGCCCCCTGGGAGGCGCTGGAGCGTCGGGTCCGCGAGATCGTGGCCGAGGGCCAGGCCGCGCCCGGGCACATCTTCAACCTCGGCCACGGCGTCCTGCCGCACACCGACCCCGAGGTGCTCACCCGGGTCACGGCGCTGGTGCACGAGCTCACGAGCTGA
- a CDS encoding ABC-F family ATP-binding cassette domain-containing protein: MGHVDLSQISFVLPDGRPLLDEVSLRVGEGAVVALVGPNGTGKTTLLRIIAGDLEPHGGSLNRSGGLGVMRQFIGSVRDDSTVRDLLVSVAPERIGQAARALDATELAIMEVDDEPAQMAYAQALADWGDVGGYEQETRWDEVTTTALGLPFEQAQWRRVRTLSGGEQKRLVLEALLRGPEEVLLLDEPDNYLDVPGKQWLESALQATTKTVLLVSHDRELLSRAATRIVTLEPSAAGATAWTHPGSFATWHQARRERNARLEEELKRWDEEHAKLRRLMLMYKQKAAYNSDMAARYQAARTRLQRFEDAGPPEKIALEQNVRMRLTGGRTAKRAVVCRRLELLAPGEGTGEALMRPFDLEVWYGERVAVLGSNGSGKSHFLRLLAAGGSDPDVEHQPIGAASGGPTPVRHTGVARLGSRVRPGWFAQTHEGLQTGEAGRTLLQILHRGDEHRHGRTREEAARVLDRYGLARAAEQTFESLSGGQQARFQILLLELSGATLLLLDEPTDNLDLHSAEALEEGLAGFEGTVLAVTHDRWFARGFDRFLVFGAGGTVYEADEPVWDEARVRRQR; this comes from the coding sequence ATGGGACACGTCGACCTCAGCCAGATCTCTTTCGTCCTGCCCGACGGGCGGCCCCTGCTGGACGAGGTGAGCCTTCGCGTCGGTGAGGGGGCCGTGGTGGCCCTCGTCGGGCCCAACGGCACCGGCAAGACCACGCTGCTGCGGATCATCGCCGGTGACCTGGAGCCGCACGGCGGGTCCCTCAACCGCTCAGGCGGCCTGGGTGTGATGCGCCAGTTCATCGGCTCGGTGCGCGACGACTCCACGGTCCGCGACCTGCTGGTCTCGGTGGCCCCGGAGCGGATCGGGCAGGCCGCCCGAGCGCTGGACGCGACCGAGCTGGCGATCATGGAGGTCGACGACGAGCCCGCCCAGATGGCCTACGCCCAGGCGCTGGCCGACTGGGGCGACGTCGGCGGCTACGAGCAGGAGACGCGCTGGGACGAGGTGACCACCACTGCGCTGGGTCTGCCCTTCGAGCAGGCGCAGTGGCGAAGGGTGCGCACCCTCTCCGGCGGGGAGCAGAAGCGCCTGGTCCTGGAGGCCCTGCTGCGCGGCCCTGAGGAGGTGCTGCTCCTGGACGAGCCGGACAACTACCTCGACGTGCCCGGCAAGCAGTGGCTGGAGTCCGCGCTGCAGGCCACCACCAAGACGGTGCTGCTGGTCAGCCACGACCGCGAGCTGCTCAGCCGTGCAGCGACCCGGATCGTCACGCTGGAGCCGAGCGCTGCCGGCGCCACCGCCTGGACCCACCCGGGCAGCTTCGCCACCTGGCACCAGGCCCGGCGGGAGCGCAACGCCCGGCTCGAGGAGGAACTCAAGCGCTGGGACGAGGAGCACGCCAAGCTCCGCAGGCTGATGCTCATGTACAAGCAGAAGGCCGCCTACAACTCCGACATGGCAGCCCGCTACCAGGCGGCCCGGACCAGGCTGCAGCGCTTCGAGGACGCGGGGCCGCCGGAGAAAATCGCCCTCGAGCAAAACGTGCGCATGCGGCTGACCGGCGGCCGCACCGCTAAGCGTGCCGTCGTCTGCCGGCGGCTGGAGCTGCTGGCTCCCGGGGAAGGAACCGGTGAGGCGCTCATGCGGCCCTTCGATCTCGAGGTCTGGTATGGCGAGCGGGTGGCGGTCCTGGGGTCTAACGGCTCAGGCAAGTCACACTTCCTGCGGCTGCTGGCGGCTGGCGGCTCCGACCCCGACGTCGAGCACCAGCCGATCGGTGCAGCGTCGGGCGGACCGACGCCGGTGCGGCATACCGGGGTCGCGCGGCTGGGCTCCCGGGTCCGGCCGGGCTGGTTCGCGCAGACCCACGAGGGTCTACAGACCGGGGAGGCGGGCCGCACCCTGCTGCAGATCCTGCACCGCGGGGACGAGCACCGGCACGGACGCACGCGCGAGGAGGCGGCGCGGGTCCTGGACCGCTACGGCCTGGCGCGGGCGGCCGAGCAGACCTTCGAGAGCCTCTCGGGCGGTCAGCAGGCCCGCTTCCAGATCCTGCTGCTGGAGCTCTCCGGCGCGACCCTACTGCTGCTCGACGAGCCGACCGACAACCTCGACCTGCACTCGGCGGAGGCGCTGGAGGAAGGTCTCGCCGGCTTCGAGGGCACCGTGCTCGCCGTCACCCACGACCGCTGGTTCGCCCGCGGCTTCGACCGCTTCCTGGTTTTCGGCGCCGGCGGGACCGTCTATGAGGCGGACGAGCCGGTCTGGGACGAGGCGCGGGTGCGGCGCCAACGCTGA
- the nadE gene encoding ammonia-dependent NAD(+) synthetase, which produces MTDQQLQQEIRTALEVVDPESFDAAREGGRRIDFLARYLQETGLRGYVLGISGGVDSTAAGRLAQLAVERVREAGGEAQFVGIRLPYREQKDEADAQAAVEFIAADEILTVDIGPATDALWDELERAGIGGGQESAHYHRGNVKARERMTAQFAVAGVRGMAVLGTDQAAEALVGFYTKFGDGAADLVPLFGLPKNRVRDICRWLGAPDTLVDKVPTADLESDRPMLADEEALGVTYAAIDDYLEGREVSEEDERTITGWYRRTAHKRALPITPDGFLGRPGGRDAASREVIAEEPEAQGPSA; this is translated from the coding sequence ATGACCGACCAGCAGCTGCAGCAGGAGATCCGGACGGCCCTGGAAGTGGTCGACCCTGAGTCTTTCGACGCGGCCCGGGAGGGCGGGCGTCGGATCGACTTCCTGGCCCGCTACCTCCAGGAGACGGGGTTGCGCGGCTACGTCCTGGGCATCAGCGGAGGAGTGGACTCCACGGCCGCCGGGCGGCTGGCCCAGCTCGCGGTCGAGCGGGTCCGCGAGGCCGGCGGTGAGGCGCAGTTCGTCGGGATCCGGCTGCCCTACCGCGAGCAGAAGGACGAGGCGGACGCGCAGGCCGCGGTGGAGTTCATTGCCGCCGACGAGATCCTCACCGTCGACATCGGCCCCGCGACCGACGCCCTGTGGGATGAGTTGGAGCGGGCCGGGATCGGCGGCGGTCAGGAGAGCGCCCACTACCACCGGGGCAACGTCAAGGCCCGCGAGCGGATGACGGCGCAGTTCGCGGTCGCCGGGGTGCGCGGGATGGCCGTGCTCGGGACCGACCAGGCGGCCGAGGCTCTGGTCGGGTTCTACACCAAGTTCGGTGACGGTGCCGCCGACCTCGTGCCGCTCTTCGGCCTGCCCAAGAACCGGGTGCGGGACATCTGCCGGTGGCTCGGGGCCCCGGACACCCTCGTGGACAAGGTGCCGACCGCGGACCTGGAGAGCGACCGGCCGATGCTGGCCGACGAGGAGGCCCTCGGGGTCACCTACGCCGCCATCGACGACTACCTGGAGGGCCGGGAGGTGTCAGAGGAGGACGAGCGGACGATCACCGGCTGGTATCGCCGCACCGCGCACAAGCGGGCCCTGCCCATCACCCCCGACGGCTTCCTGGGTCGCCCCGGTGGCCGGGACGCCGCGTCGCGGGAGGTCATCGCGGAGGAGCCCGAGGCCCAGGGGCCCTCCGCCTGA
- a CDS encoding DUF4349 domain-containing protein, whose product MRTKWITAVLALLLVLAGCSAGSTNDSSPAGADSDASVEQFEDDAGMERAQPDSAMDGDGEAAAADDSTVAGGSVAPGAVTTEDAPMMVRRVELKMLVEDVAAAAAQARASVSGAGGWVQSEEIVPGTEDRDGHGSMVLRVPSSDLDGIITSLSELGEVTFTRSTAEDVTAEYRDVEARVATLEAGAERLRDLIADAPSVESIASLERELTSREADLDALKARMKVLEADVSRSTITLHLAEESDDLEVLNEDDDTGFMSGLRAGWEAFVASGTIALTAIGALLPFLALAALLGIPLLLWRRRRTRARTGTTRATSRQAGAAQAGLASKDDRPAAAAGDPDGPGSGRP is encoded by the coding sequence ATGAGGACGAAATGGATCACGGCCGTGCTGGCCCTCCTGCTGGTGCTGGCGGGATGCTCGGCCGGTTCGACCAACGACTCCAGCCCGGCGGGTGCTGATAGCGACGCCTCCGTGGAGCAGTTCGAGGACGACGCCGGCATGGAGAGGGCGCAGCCGGACTCCGCGATGGACGGTGACGGCGAGGCCGCCGCCGCAGACGACAGCACCGTCGCTGGCGGGTCGGTCGCGCCCGGGGCGGTGACTACCGAGGATGCCCCGATGATGGTGCGCCGGGTCGAGCTCAAGATGCTGGTCGAGGACGTCGCGGCAGCCGCGGCCCAGGCCCGCGCCTCTGTCTCCGGCGCCGGCGGCTGGGTCCAGTCCGAGGAGATCGTGCCCGGCACAGAGGACCGGGACGGCCACGGCTCGATGGTCCTGCGCGTGCCCTCCTCCGACCTGGACGGCATCATCACCAGTCTCAGCGAGCTGGGCGAGGTCACCTTTACCCGCAGCACCGCGGAGGACGTCACGGCCGAGTATCGCGACGTGGAGGCCCGCGTCGCGACCCTGGAGGCCGGCGCCGAGCGGCTGCGCGACCTCATCGCCGATGCGCCTTCGGTGGAGTCGATTGCCTCCCTGGAGCGCGAGCTGACCTCCCGCGAGGCAGACCTCGACGCGCTGAAGGCGCGGATGAAGGTGCTGGAGGCCGACGTCAGCCGCTCCACGATCACCCTCCACCTCGCCGAGGAGAGCGATGACCTGGAGGTGCTGAACGAGGACGACGACACCGGCTTCATGTCCGGCCTGCGTGCGGGGTGGGAGGCGTTCGTCGCCTCGGGGACCATAGCGCTGACCGCCATCGGAGCACTGCTGCCCTTCCTCGCCCTCGCCGCGCTGCTCGGCATACCGCTGCTGCTGTGGCGGCGCCGACGGACCCGGGCACGCACGGGGACCACCCGCGCGACGTCCCGCCAGGCGGGCGCCGCGCAGGCCGGGCTAGCATCCAAGGATGACCGACCAGCAGCTGCAGCAGGAGATCCGGACGGCCCTGGAAGTGGTCGACCCTGA
- the hemG gene encoding protoporphyrinogen oxidase gives MPSYLVVGGGISGLASAVGILDADPAAQVTVLEGSDRVGGKLRGAQVAGRMVDVGAEAVLARRPEALELIDRAGLAGDVVHPTGASAQVWSRGSLHPMPRRTLMGVPADPEALRGLLTDEEVERALAEVVPKTASPGISDPDPRVDDISVGDLVADRLGPAVVDRLVEPLLGGVYAGHARLLSARAALPQLRTLVGDGGSLTGAVDRMLPAPTDGTQSQVAAPVFATVLGGLHRLPDALADLLAERGATVRTGAVARELHVLPEGGFEVVTGPRPAPTAYRADRVVLAVPPAPTARLLASLAPQAADLLQRVETASVAVITLALPSAELGELTGSGFLVPPVEGLRIKAATFSATKWAWVRELGQGAGPEGQDLTFLRASIGRHREESTLQHPDDELVEAARADLALVLGRDLPEHVDAHVQRWGGGLPQYAVGHVDLVEQVHTAVDRVPGLAVCGAGYEGVGIPACIASARRAVDRLTDHPTDPAPPAHSRSTTA, from the coding sequence ATGCCCTCCTACCTGGTCGTCGGCGGCGGGATCAGTGGTCTTGCCTCGGCCGTCGGCATCCTCGACGCAGACCCAGCGGCCCAGGTGACGGTGCTGGAGGGCAGCGACCGCGTCGGCGGCAAGCTGCGGGGGGCACAGGTCGCCGGCCGCATGGTCGACGTCGGCGCGGAGGCCGTCCTGGCGCGCAGACCGGAGGCCCTGGAGCTGATCGACCGCGCGGGGCTGGCCGGGGACGTGGTGCACCCGACGGGGGCGTCGGCCCAGGTCTGGAGCCGGGGGAGCCTGCACCCGATGCCCCGCCGCACCCTCATGGGTGTTCCCGCCGACCCGGAGGCGCTGCGTGGCCTGCTCACCGACGAGGAGGTCGAGCGGGCGCTCGCCGAGGTGGTGCCGAAGACCGCGAGCCCGGGGATCTCGGACCCCGACCCGCGGGTCGACGACATCTCCGTCGGTGACCTCGTCGCCGACCGCCTCGGCCCCGCGGTCGTCGACCGGCTGGTGGAGCCGCTGCTCGGCGGGGTCTACGCCGGGCACGCCCGGTTGCTGTCCGCGCGTGCCGCCCTGCCGCAGCTGCGCACGCTCGTCGGGGACGGCGGCTCGCTGACGGGTGCCGTGGACCGGATGCTGCCGGCGCCCACCGACGGCACCCAGAGCCAGGTCGCCGCGCCGGTCTTCGCCACCGTCCTCGGCGGCCTGCACCGGCTGCCGGATGCGCTGGCCGACCTACTGGCCGAGCGGGGGGCCACCGTGCGCACCGGCGCCGTGGCCCGGGAGCTGCACGTGCTGCCGGAGGGGGGCTTCGAGGTGGTGACCGGGCCCCGGCCGGCGCCCACGGCATACCGGGCGGACCGGGTGGTGCTGGCCGTGCCGCCGGCGCCCACCGCGCGCCTGCTGGCCTCGCTCGCTCCCCAGGCTGCAGACCTGCTCCAGCGCGTGGAGACGGCCTCGGTGGCGGTCATCACCCTGGCGCTGCCCAGCGCCGAGCTCGGCGAACTGACCGGCTCCGGCTTTCTCGTCCCTCCGGTCGAGGGCTTGCGGATCAAGGCTGCGACGTTCTCGGCGACCAAGTGGGCCTGGGTCCGCGAGCTCGGCCAGGGTGCCGGGCCGGAGGGGCAGGACCTCACCTTCCTGCGGGCCTCGATCGGCCGCCACCGCGAGGAGTCGACCCTCCAGCACCCGGACGACGAGCTTGTCGAAGCCGCGCGGGCCGACCTCGCACTGGTCCTTGGTCGTGACCTTCCGGAGCACGTCGACGCCCACGTGCAGCGCTGGGGCGGTGGGCTGCCGCAGTACGCAGTCGGGCACGTCGACCTGGTCGAGCAGGTCCACACAGCCGTCGACCGGGTGCCCGGCCTGGCCGTGTGCGGCGCCGGCTACGAGGGCGTCGGCATCCCCGCCTGTATCGCCTCCGCACGTCGGGCCGTGGACCGGCTCACCGACCACCCCACAGACCCCGCCCCACCAGCACACTCGAGGAGCACAACCGCATGA